In Octopus sinensis linkage group LG15, ASM634580v1, whole genome shotgun sequence, the genomic stretch GATGTATTGTGgttttgagcaaagcacttcatttcacatttcatGTTACTCTAATTCACATGGCTGGAGCAACTTGAGTATTTGTGTGACAAACTGGTGTCCTATCAAGTGAGGGAGTATATACACCCGAAaatccaggaaactggccctatgagtgtTATGTGGATACTAGTAATAAATAGTAAACCCCTCCCATGTGACAAGTGGTATGTGACAGTCATTATAAATACTGACAGTCAGTGTCAGTATAAGTAGGAGAGAGCACAGAGGTAAATAGTCATAGATAGTTGTAGACTTGTTTGTCTTACTAACTATACTGCAACactagtggaagcgcaatggcccagtggttagggtagcggacttgcggtcgtaggatcgcggtttcgattcccagaccgggcgttgtgagtgtttattgaacgaaaacacctaaaagctccacgaggctctggcagggatggtggtgatccctgctgtactctttcaccacaactttctctcactcttacttcctgtttctgttgtacctgtatttcaaagggctggccttgtcactctctgtgtcacgttgaatatccccgagaactgcgttaagggtacacgtgtctgtggagtgctcagccacttacacgttaatttcacgagcaggctgttccgttgatcggatcaaccggaaccctcgtcgtcgtaaccgaaggagtgcttccacatactgCCACAGTGGAGTGGATGTGATAGCAGTCTGACAGAGGATTACAACAGTGAGCGTATGTGACGTGAGAAGGAGCTGTATCCTTTTTATATacaatagtctctctctctctctctctctctgtttatgtctATGAGGTGAGAGAAAGAATTTATGGCAGTTGTGTTCAAATAATAAATCgtaatgtctctctctttctctctcactctttctataaAAACACAAAATCTTCCCTCCAGAACAGTTTTAACAGCtatatgtgtgtacctctgtttgtgtgtgtgtgtgtgtgtgaacccttGTCTAGAggttatataatgtttgtgtcaccatcatacaagcgtgGTAGTTTGTAATCTTCCATGAAACTCATGACTAGATATAGAAAAATATCCAACAAGAAAGACATTCAGCCATGGAAGATCTGCCCCAACATATTccttctaacccatgcaagcatagaaaaagggAAGTTAAATGTTAACGAtggtgatacatgtgtgtgtggtgatggtgtATGAGAATGAAGATAAGGAGAAAGATtaggaggaagatgaagatgatgatgaggaggaaaagtaaatgacatattaataaatatttatatatttgttgtacaagattttttatgtgaaggcgtgtgttgaaacagatattgttatatttcggaataaaaacactatatatttggtgttactttgcttcagtgttatttattttttacattaatctggccgaaataagattaagattaatgtaaaaaataaataacactgaagcaaagtaacaccaaatataaagtgcgtgtgtttttattggctaaactggcaaaatgaccattccgaaatataacaataataaatatttgtttctcttttgcgAATTAATATTCATCTCATCATTTTGTATTAGCCCCAAGAAATTTGATGCCGGTTAAATCATAATTTTTAATCATTGTACGTAAGCCATATTTTCCTTATATTACCCCATGGCAACGAAAGTATACTTGCCAAGTTACCTGTCATGGGATGGGCAATGCTCTAGCAAGAATGATAaacataagaataataatttgGAAATACTTACATGGCTAGAATTTGTATCACAGTACGAGATTTGGTAAAATGTTCATGAAATAGGATTCCCTGAAATTAGAAGAAAGCAAATAATTCTGTGAcggagaagacccagcaaataaaatgagtccacagctgtaacctataccagtgtcgcataacttgCCCACTCAAGAATACCTTGGATCATAGgttgacatgccatgcttgaggtgACCTATcgggtcaagtacatcaacatcaaaagcaatgtcaaaatcaaatcaaatggaaattgtagttgtgacccccaggctggtagcacataaaaagcaccgtccaaatgtggccaatgccagtgccgctttgactggcttctgtgctggtggcacgtaaaaatcactatctgatcgtggtcgatgccagctcctctggcccctgtgccagtcacacgtaaaaagcacccactacactcttgttgTGCAGATTAGAGAAGGGTCAAGGCTGTTGAACCCCTTTCTAACCAAAAGAGCTTCTGTGGCGCTTCTGGgtttctttgtgcgtgtgtgtgcatgtgtgcatgtcagtacatgtttatgtgtgtatgtgtatgtgtcaatgcatgtgtttgtgtgactcagtgcaagtgtgtgtgtatgtgtgtgtgttgtcgtgtgtatgtagtgtgtgtgtagatgcaggggtgtgtgcttgtgtatgtggtatgtgtgtgaatgGTATGAATGTTGTGTGTGTCATGGCATTGTGTTTGTGGACTCAgtgcaagagtgtgtgtgtgtggggggggggggtgagtatgagtgtgtgtgtgtgtgttggttgtgtgtatgtatgtgtagacacaagtgtgtgtgtgtgtgagtgtgtgtgtcaatgaATGTGTTTGCGTGACttagtgcaagtgtgtgtgtgtgtatgtgtgtgtgttgtcgtgtgtatgtagtgtgtgtgtagatgcaggtgtgtgcttgtgtatgtgtgtatgtgtgtgaatggtgtgtgtgtcattgcatgtgtttgtgtgactcagtgcaagagtgtgtgcgtgtgtgggggggtgagtatgagtgtgtgtgtgtgtgttgtggtgtatgtgtagacacaagtgtgtgtgtgtgtgagtgttgtgtgtcaATGAATGTGTTTGCGTGACttagtgcaagtgtgtgtgtgtgtatgtgtagatgcatgtgtgttattgttgtgttgtgagtgtgtgtgtgtgtgtgtgtgtgtgtgtgtcagtgcatgcatatgcatgcgtgtatgtgtgtgagtggctgtgtTAACAAATAAGTGTGAGTCACTCTATGCTtgggtatatctgtgtgtgtggatgcatatgtgtgtctgagtctgtgtatgtgtgtgagtgagtgtgtgtggatggataagTATATGACGTGTGTGTCCGTGAATGAGAGAGGGAACAACACTAACATCAGCAGCAGTCATGAAGGGGCAGGTAACTCAACAAGCAGGATTTATTTGTGTATGCCATTTATAAGTTATGccctatttaaataataataataataatgataatgataatgataataataataataataataataataataagaagaagaagaagaagaagaagaagaagaattacaacaacagcaataataataataataggggtttgaataattcacctttggaaacatgggtgtttcgttcaacatccttaaacaacccttattcaaggaccttttgagcaagatgtgttactcgaccagaagaaaattctaactgggccccacctgcaaggtcatgcgctgtttaccttgatataaaatcaccatgtcgcgcacatatgatgcgtgtgcctagtgtacccttatcagacgggtagtcatgatgggtatactgggcttcgtatattttatcccagtgtcactttgatggcatgcaccactctctcactcaataataataataataataatgatgataataataataataataataataataataataataacaataataataataataataataataataataattagaaataaataatagttGTAACTGGCACAGATTGATTTATTTGACAAATGAATAACATCAGTTGTCATTGACTTTTAAGcttcatgtgtacatgtatgtgtgtgtgtgtttgaataaatatatatgtatgtgtgtgtgtgtttgaataaatatatatgtgggtgtatgtgaatgcatCGATGTgtcaatatatgtctgtgtgtgtatacagtgaaTAGTGGTAACAACTGGGTCAGATACCGGCTCATGGGCACAGCTTGTAGCCTCCTTAACGTCATATGCGTGGCTatgtgtctgcgcgtgtgtgtgtgtgatggtgtgtgtgtgtgtgtgtgtgtgtgtgtgtgtgtgtgtgtgtgtgtgtatgtgatcacAGTgagcgaccaggctatcagatgttgttacatgtcgttggtcacaatgcacttcacattgttttagccttcaaatgacgccaccctgctggctaagcaagcaggccaacagaagaaagagtgagaggaagttgtggcgaaagagtacagcagggatcgccaccacccgctgccggagcctcgtggatctttaggtgttttcgctcaataaacactcacaacgcccagtctgggaatcgaaaccgcgatcctacgaccgcgaatccgctggcctaaccactgggccattgcgcctccacatatatatatgtatgtatgtatgtgtgtatctatatatatatatatatatatatacacacaaacatacatatatatatatatatatatatatatatatatatatacacacacacacacttacatataaatatatatacacacatacatatatatatatgtgtgtatatatgtatatgtatgtatgtatgtatatatgtaagaagaattcacacaaagaaaaccaaaagacgaagacatgtggtgtagacaacaaacagatgtattagtttaacgctcgggaagtgaaaaagtctttaacatttcgaggcATACGCTctcccacagaaaggaacacagaaagaaacaaggagagaaaataaagaacgtgtagtgtctaatatacttatatatatatatatatatatatacatgcatacaaaatattctataattatatacataattataatcaggggccAGTGAAGTGCctcactacatgcatacatatatacatacacacacacacacacacacacatgtatatgtatacatatatacacaaggctttggttggtctgaggctatagcggaagacacatgccaagtaaccacacagtgtgactgaaaccaggaccaagtttgttaccacacagccacacctgcacctNNNNNNNNNNNNNNNNNNNNNNNNNNNNNNNNNNNNNNNNNNNNNNNNNNNNNNNNNNNNNNNNNNNNNNNNNNNNNNNNNNNNNNNNNNNNNNNNNNNNCAGTGaatataagagcatcacaacaaatcacagcaaatacccaaggcacacagagctgcgctcggtagtgaagtgaaagcacgctataaaaataagactactgaataataataatgataatgatgatgatgatgatgatgataataataataataataataataataataataataataataataataataataataataataataataataataatgataataataataataataataattctaaacaTTGAAACGTTAGTTTTCATGTTGGGATATAGGCATAAACATGACAGATTGTTTCGGAAGCTCACTTTGGAATCAAAGGGTTTACAGTTCTATGTccctgcatggcatcttgagcaagtttgTCTGCTATAGACCCCAGCCGCCCAATGCTTTGTAAGTGAGTTTGGGAGACGGaaaccctcgtatatatatatatatatatacgagggaaaTATTCTCTCCCTGAATACCCAAGCGATATTTTACACTTAGACATTTCAACGAGGAACCTGTGCCACTAATTCCAATAAGATAGCCTTTTTTCTGAACatgaaatttaaatatacatatcacATGAACTCCAAACACAGAAGAAATATGCTCTTGTGAAGCACAAGTATACAGCACACAAGTATACGAACATCACATACACCAAGAAAGAGTCTATCGTGGTGGCGTCAGCGGCATAGGCCGTGGTTCCTCTTTGAATTGTCAAAGTGCAAAATATTGGTTGTGTATGGAGGGAAAGATTTCATCCCTAATATTTGGGATGTTATTTCTTGACTGTATGATGTTGAATTTTTCAGTGATACACAGTTGACACATATTTTTGCAttacatatataagatagatatagatatatagatatagacgtgtatgtgtgtgtatgtgtgtatctggtgCTCGTTTGTTGACGCCCCCATAATTTAGCATTTTGGGATACAGAGAcgaacagaataaataccagatttcaAAAGAAGTAGTGGCCCATATGCTCGATAAAATCCTAGAAGAAAGAGCTCCAGAATGACcgccgtccaatgactgaaaagtgttaaaaatataagataaaagttTTGAAGCTACAATGGAAACCGTGCATGCttaatgtgtgtatttgaaaTCACAGTAGAAATTATGTTTTGATGTCTAACGTTTAAAAAAATTGCCAGTGGACTTTAGAGACATACTCACGGTGAGGTAGGGATTCGTGATATCAGGAAATCTTAAAATTGCCAAATCCATCAATTCTCTCCTTTTATAATCATTACCCAAAAGTGCGTTTTTGATCGAAATTTCTTCACCATTTGCGAGATAATAAGCTAAATTGGTAATATTTATGTTCATCTCGCCTAACATCGGATGCTCTTGTATTAAGCGGTCAAACCACAGTTCGGTGAAGAAAACCTGAGAGAAAAAACAATGggaaaaacaattaaaatgaatgaaataaatagctgctactcctcctcctcctcctcctcctcctcctcctcctcctcctcctcttcctcctcttcctcctcctcctcctcctcctcctcctactactactactactactactactgctgcagctgctactactactcctgctgctgctactcctcctcctactactactactactactactactactactactactactactactactattgccaccaccaccaccaccaccaccactactactactactactaaaaataataatgattaaatgaCTGGCAGTAGTATCATATacattgtcttggtataaaagatgagctacagcaaatattctgctaaatatcacagatttgcttgtcagtcgtttgaccgttaccagttgagcatgtctatTAGTGGCTGATGTTATGTGCccctctgatcacaagcagaagttatgagggagcaccatagccatgtgttgagagggattctttggggtttggataatttaaCTTTGGAAACATCGGTGTTTTGTTCAACGTCCTTAATCAACCCTtatcagggacattttgagcgggatggggtaCTCGACCTGAAGGAAATACTAACCAGGCCCCACCTGCAGGGTCATgcacagtttatcttgatatgagatcagcatgtcACGCACGTATGTCTGTGATGCATGCGCCTGCTGCACCCTTACCAGACGAATAGTCACGATgattatactgggcttcgtatatttgtacaccagtgtcactctgatggcatgcactgctctctcactcaataataataataataataataataataataataataataataataataataataataataataataataataataataataataacgttgcgGTTGCTATAGATagtttattggttgaacgatatttcgacagaaAGCCTATCTTTGCCAAGTTCGAAATGGGAAGAGATAAACATTCGAAGTAAGAGaaattgaaatgtaaaataaGAACGAGAACAACCAGCGTTCATACGTTGATTGATAGACATAATCTTCAAGTTTCAATTTTACAACTagcgaaaagaaaaaagagaaaaaagaaaaggaaaggaagaagaatgtTTAATCAGTTTTGTGTAAATTTCATGTAATTTTCCTGTCATTTTGTTCATTTCACTAGTTAACCCGCAACTCATGCATTTTGAGTAATGAAAGTGTatcagattcagaatattttatgacaatatgcattttcaagtctttttcaaaattgcagccgttcAGCAAATTCTGTCGAACTACTGTCATTGTGCCTGACGCCATACCTGTGCCCATTGAAtcatttgtttaattgttctgttgtacaaccagcATAAATCAAGTCGTGTTTTGTGCATTCTACTGCGTACAACAAATAGGAATCTTTACATGTGCCACATTCTGCGTAAATCccaacatttctgttatgattcttgatggaattcacttgactTATGTTGTTACACAATGAACCGGGCTTATCTCTCTTGCGGTTGCTTTTCAAGGTACAGCGTGCAGATAATCCGATGTTAGTTTTCTTTGAGTCAGAGTAGTTGTTAATAattctcatatattttcattccGTCTAAAGGCTATAATAGGTGGCTGAATgaatatctgtttgaaacgagAGTATTTTTCCGCCACATGTTGGTAAttttcatgcaacacttttgaaatgccaacgaaatttcggtgccagttaatcactaaaggaattctgttaGATATTGTACTGTTTTTCCTAAAATTATGCGTGAAGTTTTGACTTTCTTTGCTAATCCTAACTATTTCAtctgctatttcctttaatcgtgattcactgtaactGCGATTGACATAATGGTGTAGAAAAGCATTTGTATGCTTCCAGTAATCCCTATGTCAGTACAAACCCGTTTCTTCCCGCCAAAATGGGGATTTCGGATTTGACAATGGATGCGAACTGGTCTGAAAAGTCATGGTCGTATATATGCAAGGACAAAAGTAAATCACAACAATTAAGTTAAATGCGAGACGGCCTTCATCTAacacaggggttctcaaccattttttaaatctattaaccccatttgttattgttttattctggtggacccctccatagccattcgacgtttaaaaactagtttatagaaatttctttcaaaattcttcttttgtttttcactcattaACTTATGTAAGTTGAACTGTGTGAAATGTTAGACAAAAGAACCCAAccgtttcttgcaatacacaccaacacatacattaAAAGCAACATTTATCTGCAGGGGCCCTTACAATACTGCCGTGGAtgttcaatttactattttgttacgtGGACCCCACcataatcttatatggacccttggTGTCAAACTTTTCTTCATGCTCCTTGTGACCTGTTCCCAGACATAGTTCCGCTGCAACTGAAACGATCTGGAATGAAATGATATTATAAACATTTTACAGTAAAAAGTCAAAGCTTCAGGAAGGAATCTAACATTTTATTTACCGTCATATAGTCGACTTCACGGCTGGCAAAATCCAGCATTTCGGTTCTCACTCGGGTCATATTAGATTCAGTAAAGTTTGTTCTTCCACCAACCATTTCCAAATATGGTATTCTGTCCAAAGAATCCAAAAGACCATCCCAACTTGTTTTATTCAGCTTATCCATTTCACTTATAGCACCAGCAACCATTATCTGTGCAACCGAAATACATAGATAACTcgataaacatagatatacagttatacatatacacaatacgcatgcatgtgtgagtatgtgtctctgtgtgtgagcgtgtgtgtatatgtgtgtatgtatgtgcgtgtgtgtgtgtgtaactgaacaAGCTGGAGTCAACAAGGAGAGTGGTCGGACATTTATCTGCagtcactacagctgtttctaggcaATGACCAACCACACTTATTCCTATTGACCCCAACTCATTCAATCATCCATTCAAATATTAAAGAAGCCGAAATGCAAATCTGGAATTATAATACTCCAAGTGGATAGCACAGGGCGAAATCTGAAGGCGGACGATCTATATTCTATACTCTCCCACGTTctcttatacgtacatacatacatacacacacacacacacacacatacatactaacatacatacatgcatacatacatacatacatacctatatacatactaacatacatacatacgtttcatTCATAACAATCAGAATAATTACTTCACCtcaaaagtgaagaaatgaaatgaaacagcaTTCGACACATTTACATTTAGATTTACAATCTTTCCGTAACAAGTTGACTTAGGTCCGTATCAAGGTTAGTTAAATTACTTGAATCCTGCACTCCATTCCTTACTACCGAACATTCAGAAACTACTTCTGACTGAGGTCTCTGCCGGTTAACTAATAGATATCAATGAAAACCGGAGCGAGGTGCAAACGAATGTAGACATACAATGGTTATATGACAGTTGAACTTACTTTTAAATTGTCATCGATCATCTTCAAAGATTCGAATTGGAGTGTCCCGAACGTGGCCGCCAGTTCAAACCTGATGTCAAATTTGTCGCCAAGTTCCGTTTTTTCTGTAAGTCTTTCAACGACTTGATCCGGGGTGTTCAAGTGAAGAATTTTGTCCACTGCTTCTTCATCATTTATAGTGTGTTCTGTTAGTGTTTGAGAGAAATTatataagataaagagagagaaagagtaaaaggcaATGATGTGTGTATGCTCCCCAGAAATGCAAAAACAAGCATCGTGTTCGAACTGATCGTTTCCTGGGAGGACAGGCCCGATATTTCCTACCAGGCCAAATATTGGAAATACTAGGACTCAGTAAACGAAGCCCTTATCAAAGACTGACATGTGACCTCATTCTCCATTGAAGTTTGGTGCCACGGATTTCCATCAAGATCCGTGCGCTAATTGCTGCAGAAGATAGGTCTGGAATTCAGACAACTGAAGGAAGTCATTAAGGAAGAAGGCAGGGCAGCTGAAACTAACTCAGGATAGCTGTTGTTGATAAAAGATCGCAAGTGAACCCCTTCCGTAGGTGAAGACTTGCTACCCAACTCATGCGTTTAAGCTAAGGACGAAACACTTGACTTTAAGATACTTGTAGGCGATACTGatggtttatatctatctatctatctatctatctatctatctatctatctatctatctatctatctatctatctatctatctatctatctatctatctatctatctatctatctatctatctatctatctatctatctatctaactatctgtgtgtctgtatgtctgtatgtctgcctatTTGTCTATGTTTACTTACTATACGTTTttcgaattatatatatctacaaatatgccATATTTCCCTTtagttgtctttttatttaattctgaacctatatatatatatatatatatatataatttttttgcgtaataagataaaaaaaaaaccaaggctatgtagatattagagcatttatagatagatggtcttacagctgtttctaggatatttattagttatatcccttcatcggagacggtgtgagaggatggttaattTATAGTCAGTtcagatgtgatacaaaatagagagtgagggaaagaaaatagatgcaagatatgtatgggtattgaatttTAAGTCCGTTTTTTAGGCATAATGGTGTATatacaatattccaatatcctatgagtaaaatcccaaaagtccaacagagtttaaaatgagtCCTTCCAAAAATAGATTCCCTTATGAGAGAGATCCAGCAGAATTTTAACTTGGTCATTCACAGTAGAAAatttatatacaacattatattgagcattacctgacacatttgggtctcaatgacaccattatctctcttatatatataaatattatatatatatctatgatatatatatatatatatatatatattatatatatatatatatattatatatatatatatatatatatattatatatatatatatataatatattatatatatatgtatatatattcaaccttgcaagaaggattgcacaatagtgtcagaacaaaataccaggaactttagactgcaagaactcaaaaacaccctaattgacagacattacccagctcaactcatagaggatgggatcagacgtgcaacagaaatcaacatagaaactttgagaaaagttcaacacaacaacacaccttccacgaaaatactaccttacatatccacatacaaccccagaaacaaagaagcctccaccatcatcacccagaatttaccaatacttcataaagaccacaaattaaaggaaattctaaacatgcaccaaatcattaaaagctacaaacaatctaaatcacttaaaaaaattctcacaaaggcaaaattgttctCTGAAATTATGGATGCAAAACTAAAAAAGTGTGGTAGACCGAACTgggcaacatgtccaaacctgctagaaggatcagaattcctcttcaaagtggggcagaaattcaagatcaaatctaattttacctgtgcttctgaaaacataatttatgtcataagatgctcgggctgccaccaaaattacgtggggtccacgggactatcactcagacgtagatgcacactgcgtCAACAACAggttgcattcccagaatacagaatgatactctTTAgggagcacattgagaaatgcgcaaagcaactactaccacaatttttaatctttccattttaccaatgtgctatcg encodes the following:
- the LOC115219945 gene encoding uncharacterized protein LOC115219945, with the translated sequence MNQLLLIFCFTFSVVITQKPEHTINDEEAVDKILHLNTPDQVVERLTEKTELGDKFDIRFELAATFGTLQFESLKMIDDNLKIMVAGAISEMDKLNKTSWDGLLDSLDRIPYLEMVGGRTNFTESNMTRVRTEMLDFASREVDYMTVFFTELWFDRLIQEHPMLGEMNINITNLAYYLANGEEISIKNALLGNDYKRRELMDLAILRFPDITNPYLTVSMSLKSTGNFFKR